The following coding sequences lie in one Musa acuminata AAA Group cultivar baxijiao chromosome BXJ1-8, Cavendish_Baxijiao_AAA, whole genome shotgun sequence genomic window:
- the LOC135582764 gene encoding probable esterase PIR7A, translating into MEEAGKKHFILVHGICQGAWCWYKLITLLRSAGHFVIAVDLGATGVDPQRLDELSSMDDYARPLFHAIASLPPHQKLVLVGHSFGGASVSLAMEKFPDKISVAVFVTAVMPSTTVAMAALTAEFFKGHPQEAYLDSKVSISSDPQNPSSRIEFGPEYMSNRLYQLSPAEDLTLGTLLVRPGSWFLGDLLRDGIVTEEKYGSVRRVFIVCKEDLAMTEGYQRWMIEASPGAEVEEIEGADHMVMLSKPADLCKLLLEIAARY; encoded by the exons ATGGAGGAAGCGGGCAAGAAGCACTTCATCCTCGTGCATGGGATCTGCCAAGGCGCATGGTGCTGGTACAAGCTCATCACCCTTCTCAGGTCAGCCGGCCATTTCGTCATTGCCGTCGACCTCGGCGCCACCGGGGTGGACCCACAGAGGCTCGACGAGCTCAGCTCCATGGACGACTACGCCCGCCCGCTGTTCCACGCCATCGCCTCCCTCCCGCCTCACCAGAAGCTGGTCCTCGTCGGCCACAGCTTCGGCGGAGCCAGTGTCTCCCTTGCGATGGAGAAGTTCCCCGACAAGATCTCCGTCGCCGTCTTCGTCACCGCCGTCATGCCGAGCACCACCGTTGCCATGGCTGCCCTCACGGCCGAG TTCTTCAAGGGGCATCCACAAGAAGCCTACCTGGATTCGAAGGTCTCGATCAGCTCAGATCCCCAGAACCCTTCGAGCAGGATAGAGTTCGGCCCCGAGTACATGTCGAACAGACTGTACCAGCTCAGCCCAGCTGAG GACCTGACGCTGGGGACGCTGCTGGTGAGGCCAGGGAGTTGGTTTTTGGGCGATCTGCTACGCGATGGAATTGTCACGGAGGAGAAGTACGGGTCGGTGAGAAGGGTGTTCATCGTGTGCAAGGAGGACTTGGCCATGACCGAGGGCTACCAGCGTTGGATGATAGAAGCCAGCCCGGGGGCGGAAGTGGAGGAGATCGAAGGTGCCGATCATATGGTCATGCTCTCCAAGCCGGCGGATCTGTGCAAACTCCTCCTCGAGATTGCCGCAAGATATTGA